GTCGATGACAGCAGCAAGGCTGGTATCGTGTATAGTTCTGGCGCAGAGCACTTTGTCGATGTGAGGGGTTTCTCGAGCGACGAGGAGATGACGGCGAAGATCAAGAGTTTAACCGGTGGCCTCGGAGCTCACGCAGTGATTGTGTGCACGGCATCTCCGAGAGCTTATGCACAGTCTATGAGTTTCTTGCGGTTCAATGGAACTGTGGTTTGCGTTGGAATGGTCGAGGGCGATGAGGTGCCGATCGCGGGAGCTAAGCCGGTGCAGATGATCGCACAGCAGTTACGAGTTGTGGGATCTGCAGTTGGGAATCAGCAGCATGCAATTGAAGTGCTTGACTTTGCTGCTCGTGGTATCATCAAGCCACACGTGGAGGTGCGCAAGATGGAAGACTTGACTGGCGTATTTGAAGATATGAAGCAAGGAAAACTTCATGGAAGAGTTGTCATTGATCTGGCTTAATTGACTGAGTTGCGTCATCTTGGGCCTATATGTATCTTCACTAGATCGAGTACTGATATCAAAGTTCTCATCAAGTCTGTAAGATATTTGTCCTCTGTTACTGAAATGCTATAGATCACTAGAAGTAACATGAAACACCAGATTACGACATTGGCAGTAGACTTCATGTGAAGTACTAGTGAAGGAAATGCTAAAAGTCTACAAAGCTTAATGGCATGGGCAAGCCACATCGGCCAAGAGGCCTGACAGGTCGGGGATGGCATGCTGTGTACAGAGCAATATGTAGAAACATACATCCGTATAACTAAACAAGTTTCTATGAATTCCAGCGAAAGAAAAGAGTTTGGCAGATTTCCAAGCCTACAAAATGTGCTTGAGCAAATTGCcccgacgatgatgatagaCGGAAACTGCTGCAGCAAATCCTGCCAGAGCGGTCACCGAGACAAGTTGCCGAGTACTAAACAGCGTCTCCTCCACAACACGGCCAATATGCTCCTTGCCAGTCGGAAAATTCTCCATCCCATCTCCCTCGACTTCATAGTCCGACCAGTCAACCTTGGACAGCAGCTCCTGGTACTCCACCACAGTCCCGCTCCAATTGTTGGTGACAAGTCCGCTGTCAGTCTTGTACCAACTACTGCACCTCGTGTCAGCGAAGGTCGAACTTCCTAGACTGCTCTGCAGGTATTTGTTCCATTCTTGGACCCTCAATGCCTTGGGCACGACTGATAGCTTACCCCCTCGGGCCCTGCTCTTCAAGACCTTTGTGACTAATGGGACGAGATATCTGGCTTGAGCTTCAATCATGAGAATGATGGAGTTATGGCCCAGATTCGTGTTTGGTCCGTAGAGCATTCCAAAGTTTGGCAGCGTATCTACCGTGACTCCGTAAAGAGCAGATGCACCGTTTGCCCATTTGGAACGAAGAGTCTGGCCCCCCGCGCCTTGTACGTAAATCCCGTGCAGGAAGTCCTTGGCTTGAAATCCGGTTGCAAAAATCATGAGGTCAAGAtcaatctctttctcttgtgCTCCTTCTTTGATAACGACGCCGGAATCAGTCATTCTGTCGATGTGTCGTGTCTCGAGAGTGACATGCGGAAGTCGTAATGTAGGATAGTAATCATCGCTAAGTAAAATGCGTTTACATCCCGGCGGATAGTTTGGTGTCAATTTCTCCCACAGATCCGGGCGATCAGGCAGCTGAGTCTGCATGTGCTGTTTACAGATCGCCGTCATGGTAGAAGAGTCGGAGGAATCGGCGTGATTGACAGCTTGATAGTAGGATTCGCGAGCATTCATTATCTCAGCCCTTACCCGACTAAGAATCGGGGGTACATGATCAAATAAAATCCTCTTCCATCGTGGAATTTCCGCGTCAAATCTCGGCATCAACCAATTTGGTGAGCGTTGAAAGATGGTTAAGTGAGAAGCGACCTTTGCGACTTCAGGTGCGATCTGAACAGCGGTAGCTCCTAAAACAACGTCAGACTCGGTTTCTTTCCATGGCTCTTGGATCAAAGGCTCACCATTGCCGATTATGCCGACGCGCTTGCCAGCAACGTCATAGCTCCAGTCCCAGCGAGCAGAATGCATAGTCTTACCCTGGAAGCTTTCGTGACCAGTGATTTTGGGCCAGAATGGCTCGTTCAGCTGCCCAACTCCGGCGATCAAGAAGTTTGCCTTGATTGTGTATTTAGAGCAGAACTCAGCCTCTTTTCCCGCTAGAACATTGATGCCGACGTTCCACTGGTGAGAATCGGAGTCCCATTCAGCGGCGGTGACTTCTGAGCTGAAGCGCACGAATTTGTATAGGCCATACTTCTGGGCGACATCTTGAATGTAACTCTGTGGTAGAGCCTCAATAAATAGGAGACTGGGTTAGACAGGTGTGTGTACTTACAAGGATCTCCTTCTGCTCTGGATATGCTCTGGACCAGTGAGGGTTCTGTGCAAAGGAATACGAGTACAGATGTGACAAAACTGAGACCAGGGGGTTAGCATACACTCTCCGTGAAGGGTTGAATCAACTGACTGTCGCAGCAACATCCTGGATATATGTTATCTTTCCACGTTCCTCCAAAACCTGCACTCTtttcgatgatgacgatatcgCGTATTCCGGcctcgaggagcttgatggccaTGCAGATCCCTTTAGTAAAATCAGCTCCCTCGAATCTTAGCCAAGTCGCTGGTCTTGTTGGATCTTACCGGAGAATCCAGCCCCGATGATTACAACATCCGATCTTGTCATGGCGCAATGTTTATCGGTACCGCTGGGGTACTTGCTTAGTCGTATTGCGTTGCTGATTGCTTCGGTGAGGAACGGTGTCGATTGGCCGTCATTCTCTATATGTCGCGGGTGAGTAGCGCACTGACGACTGAATGCACAGTTGTGCCTTAAATGTGTACATGGCTCGGTAAACTAGCGTATTGACAGCTTGCTGGAACAGTGTATACCGCGGCCGGTATACCGGCATTTTCAACTCTTTGCGGCCTAGTAAAGTGTAAGTGGCATCGTGGAGCGGGGGAAGCCTCGGCTTGGAAATGGCTTGCAAGCGCTCTAGCCTCCAATGCAGCTCGGGAGAAGACCCTTGAAACCTTACCTACTCGTCGACAACACAGGCACCTTGAAAAAGCCTAAGAGGTTTGTTTAAAATTCTAAAAGAAAGGGTTCTCAGCATATGGGCTTCATATGTCTCGTTAAGACATCGTAGGACTCGGATTCTGGTGAATTATATCTATGTGCAGTATGAGGTACATAGCTGGATGGTAATggaaatattaaagaaaagtataatatattgCATTACTAAGAAACAATAGCTACTTAAGACGAGTAAGACACATAAGAATATTTAAAAGGAAAGAGATAGACTCCAAGCTTGACAAAATTAAGAACCGCCCAGGCTGCAGCCACTAAAGTGCCCACGAGTATTAACAGCGTAGCAAGCGCCTTACGGTCAGCAGTCCAAAATACCATTTTCTTAGCCTTAGCAAGACTCCTGCCCTTGCCCTGCTGCTTGGACCCGTCGGAGTTGGGCAGGTACTTGAAGTTGAAGGCAGAGCGGTAATCCAGACCGAGTTCCGGATTGTTGATATAGTCCCTAACATTCCGACGAAACGCCGCAATCTGGGCGCGGTCAAGAGCGGGGATGTCGCGACAGGTATAGTAGACAATCATGAATAGCACACATTGCCCGGCTGCCAGCACCGTGTAGTACCTACTAGGCCGCCCGATGCCCAGAGCATCAGCGAGGGGGTCGCCGTTAAGCCAGCGCGCAGTGGCCTCGAGATACGGCTTACTGGCGTAGCTAGGCGCCGTGTCACTcatggcgacgatgatgttCTGAGCGTGTGTCTGCGACCTGGTCGACGGGTTGTACTCGTATAGGTACAGTGACTCCATGATAGCACGCGCCTTGGctggcgaggagaagaagtcagTCGGTGTGCCCATGTAGTAAGCGATGAGACGCCACAGGGCCACATAGTCGATCATCTCCTGCTCGCGCATATGGATACCCTGTCGCGGGAGTGACTGCCAGATGATGGTGGCGCAGTTCACAGCAATAGTGCCGATCGAGTCAAGGTCGTTGATAGGGATGCCGAGCTTTTCGACAGAAAAGTAAGAAGGGCGCTTGGCCGCGAGCTGGAGGATGCGATGTCGTACTGTGCCGTGTAGAAAACGCACCTTCATGCAGCTGGCAAAGCCGCGGCCGCCGAACTTGAGACTGTCGACATTCTCGGTCACGTCGACGAAGTAGATTGTTGTTTCGAGCATACGGCGGAACACAGTGTCTACGTTGAATCCGCCCGTGCGACCTAATACCTCAGCCACTCGAGCACCGGCGGTACCTCCGACGAGGGACTGGTATGTCAGGCCAGTAAACGCAGCACCGCCGTAGCGATAGAGGACGTCTTGGCCGCGTGCGATCTGGTCCCAGTCGACCCATTCGGGCGTGGTGTTGACCT
The window above is part of the Fusarium musae strain F31 chromosome 6, whole genome shotgun sequence genome. Proteins encoded here:
- a CDS encoding hypothetical protein (EggNog:ENOG41), which gives rise to MTPSKATNSEGDMREAWGYRFKWTKDHQTPEQYDHLKHSCDKLGEECAVLLNEMYPPERKSQQDKQDSNHTSPDGAKPDNKTPKWRDLYELFLEHHVEHPKLEQLWDEVNTTPEWVDWDQIARGQDVLYRYGGAAFTGLTYQSLVGGTAGARVAEVLGRTGGFNVDTVFRRMLETTIYFVDVTENVDSLKFGGRGFASCMKVRFLHGTVRHRILQLAAKRPSYFSVEKLGIPINDLDSIGTIAVNCATIIWQSLPRQGIHMREQEMIDYVALWRLIAYYMGTPTDFFSSPAKARAIMESLYLYEYNPSTRSQTHAQNIIVAMSDTAPSYASKPYLEATARWLNGDPLADALGIGRPSRYYTVLAAGQCVLFMIVYYTCRDIPALDRAQIAAFRRNVRDYINNPELGLDYRSAFNFKYLPNSDGSKQQGKGRSLAKAKKMVFWTADRKALATLLILVGTLVAAAWAVLNFVKLGVYLFPFKYSYVSYSS